The Tripterygium wilfordii isolate XIE 37 chromosome 23, ASM1340144v1, whole genome shotgun sequence genomic sequence AATATTGGGCTATGTCAGCCTTTAGTAGGGATCTGGCAGGCTAGAATGCTTCTGCTGCCAATCCAAGTCAAGCCAGATAGTGTTCCACTGGTCTTGATTGTATCAAGGATCTAAATGCTTGTTTGCCACCAAAGACATTTTCATACTGTGGTGACAGATTGCCGTATCATGTATGTGTTGCATGCTTGGAATTGATTATCAGTACTTGAAGAATTTAACTCTTACTGGATGCGACATTGAAATATATCGAGTTCTGATAGGGGTCAGTGGAAAATTTTCCAAGTCTGGTTTTATTTAGTCTTCTGCGTTTCTCATGAATTGTAGGGATCTTGGATTGTGCGCCAGAGTGTTGGAAGTACTCCCTGTTTATTGGGAAAAGCAGTTGATTGCAACTACATACGTGGTCCTAAGTACTTGGAGGTAAAAACTCGTCGTTGATACCTGATATCAGTAGGAATATTCATACATGATTGCATTAATATGGTTTACCTTATTCATCTTTCTGTAGGTTGACGTTGACATTGGTTCTTCCACCGTGGCTAATGGAGTTTTGGGACTTGTAGTTGGCGTAGTAACATCGTTGGTGGTTGAGATGGCTTTCCTTGTACAGGTATGTCTTCAATTTATAGGACAGAAGCACTATTCAGGGACACTGCTCCCTCCGTTGTGAGCAAGCACTGCTATTTAAATGGGAATGGAATTGTATGCCAGAGTCTAGTCTAAGGCCACGCAAGGAAAGTGGTTGAACTCGCATGATTTCTGAACTGCGCTATGACTACGGGCAGTTTATAAGAGTATTTAATCTTCCTTTTGTCGTTCTCACACAGGCAAATGCTGTGGATGAATTGCCGGAACGGCTGATTGGTGCTGTCCGAGTTTCTCATCTAGAGCTGTCCTCTGCTATTGTTCCCAAACTCGAACCAGATCCATCTTGACTACGGGAACCATTAACCCGTACACTGATTTTGTACGAGTTATTCTTTTAGATATGCACATATTTGATTCCCAAATTCTTTCTCATCTCATTTTAAGTTGAGTTTGGGTCTCCGTTTTGTAGTTAAATTTCTTCACAAAATATGTCCAAAAAATTACTGTATATTTTATTGTTGCATTACTCTGCGATTAGTGATTGCATTTTCCCCTCCATTGTTATCACTAGCATTTTGGGTGAATAAGGATGAAATTGAATTTGCTTAGCAGCAAAGCATCATTGTTTAATAGCAGATCAagcaaaaaaatacaaaaacgaTAAATCATTCAAATGTTAAACAGCTTATGCAACTTTCTGATTGACGAAGGCTTTAAAAGCATCGAAAGAAGCCACTGAACTTGTCGGGAATCGATGCTCGAACTTATTACTCAACACTGTTACTCTCCTCTTGATGTCTTCATCCTCCATTAGTTTCTCAATTCCCTTTACTATGTCATCCTTCTCAACAATTTGAGACTGATCTTCACAAATCATGTACCCCGCCTTCAGATGCTTCACAACCAACTTGGCATTGTGGTATTGGTCACCTCTAATGGGCCATGCCAAAAGTGGGACCCCTCGACCAATGGCCTCCACAGTTGAATTCCAACCACAATGTGATAAAAATCCACCCGTTGATTCATGGCTCAGTATAAGCAATTGTGGTGCCCACCCACATATTATCAAGCCTTTTTCACCAACTTTCTGGTTCAAACCGTGAGGAAAGTATCCGGCTTCGGGTTCGTCCTCTGAGAATGGGCGTGGTGGACCCTGTCTACCTGAACCGGGTTGTAGGACCCAAATAAATGGACGGTTTGATGCTTCGAGTGCATCAGCAAGTTGCTGGAATTCTTCTAAACTGGGACCCACTTCACTGCCGAATGATACGTAGAGTGTTGACCCACGTGGCTTTGAATCCAGCCATTCAATCACCTGATCCTCGGTGACATTGGATGGTCTGCTGTTGGTTCGGATGTCATGATCGTGTACAAGCGAGCCAGATGAGCTCCAGAACTGTTCAGGCAGAAGAGGGCCCACACCCCAAACCGGTTTCCCAACTTGATTAGcgatgtaatcaagaaatggaCCCTCAAGTTCATGACACGTATTGATCATTAAGCCGATGAAGCCTTCTGTTTCCTCTAGCCACGGTGGTGGCCCACCAGGTGTAGGTGGGccctttctcttttttccaGCAAACGGTGGTGGTAGGCCAGGTGGACTGCCTCTACCACCAGGAGGACCACCGGGAGGACCATCGGGAGGACCACCGGGAGGCCCATGAGGACGTTGTTTTAGATCCGAGTCAGTAAGACCCATTTCCTCGGGTAATCCGGGTAGTAGACGAACCTCGCCGGGTTTGATATCTTTCGCCTGCTCCTTCCACATAGCATACTCCATAGCGGCGGAGGCCGCGCCGGAAGTGAAAAACCCAATAACGGGAACACCGGATTTCTTGAAAATTTCGCCGGTCCAGCTCATCATGACATCCACAACAGCAAAAACGTGTCGGTGCAAATCAGATCGAGTCGAAAGGAGATTTTCAAGGCAACCAGCCATTGAGTTGTTTTCTGCGTGGAAGTGATGAGGTGACTGCGATCCTGGATGCGACGGAGGCGGTGGAGGTGGTGAAGGTAGCTCAGCGATATCGATGAGAGAGTATTGGCGGAAGGAGGAGGGGATGGAGGAGGAAAGAGTGGAGGGAATTACAAGGGTGGTTTTGAGGTGGACGGAGGCCAAGTGCTTGCAGAGTTCCATGGACGGGAAGAGATGGCCTTGCCCAATAAATGGAACTACCCATACTTCAATACTTGACATCTCTGAAGCCATATTTAGGTTTCTTTGGGTTTGGGATTGATGTATCGCATCGGAAGCCGTTATTTAAAGAAGAACAAGCAAGAAATCTTAGTCTAGAAGGAAGTGACGTTGAAAGAGCCGCACAAGGGTGTTGACTGTTAGTTGAGAAAAACCGAAATTCCTGTTTAGAAACCTCTGCCTAAAACATTAGTGTCATCACCGTTGAGGGATTGATGCTCCATTTTGCCGACAGACTTTACAGAACAAATGCCCGTGGACTTTCATTACTTGATGAAGCTTGAGTGcctataaaattaattttttattactttttttaacTACGAAATGTTAACCGGATTGGTTCCCGACATTCCATGTAAACCCACAATGCCTCAGTTTACATTAGGCTCTTCATAATCGGTTTTGATTTTGgcagttttggttttgattaattaaaaaaaacgaCCAATCAATTCAATTACGGTCAGTTTcagttttgatgattttttagGTTCGAAATCTCTAACCAACATTTTAAGGTTATATCCTGATAAAATATTAACGAAAGCACCCTGATGATCCTTCCCTGATCCCGTGTAGAGAAATTCGCTTTGGTAGGTGTAGGTCATTCCTTATTCCGCGTAGGGAAATTCGCTTGGAGAGGTTACCAACTTCGTACgatacacacaaaaaaaataaaatttgtttgttGTTCTGCTATACAACGTCAAAAGTACCATTAAAGCACACGTCTTGTGGACGTCGGCAGAGGAAAGCTATGACTTGACCCTTTTGAGAAGGTGCTCCGATATCTGAAGCTTTAGGCATCAGATAACACAAGACGAGCCAAAATCCTGAGCCACCATTAGTCAATAACATTCAGCCATTATTCAATAACATTCAGCCAGTTTATACAGAgagcgcgcacacacacacacatattattTTCCAATGCCACACACAATTGAGTCGCCCATCTTCCATGGGATATCTCATATGATATCTTACTATTAAAGAACAATAGTTAATTGTTTTCATAAAACTAACGTTCCCACCTAAGTTTCTTTAGTTTATCCATCAGCATCAGCAATTCCTGGGAGACCACGGCAATCTACTTATCTGGTTCAGTGGAGAT encodes the following:
- the LOC119992577 gene encoding anthocyanin 3'-O-beta-glucosyltransferase-like, which produces MASEMSSIEVWVVPFIGQGHLFPSMELCKHLASVHLKTTLVIPSTLSSSIPSSFRQYSLIDIAELPSPPPPPPSHPGSQSPHHFHAENNSMAGCLENLLSTRSDLHRHVFAVVDVMMSWTGEIFKKSGVPVIGFFTSGAASAAMEYAMWKEQAKDIKPGEVRLLPGLPEEMGLTDSDLKQRPHGPPGGPPDGPPGGPPGGRGSPPGLPPPFAGKKRKGPPTPGGPPPWLEETEGFIGLMINTCHELEGPFLDYIANQVGKPVWGVGPLLPEQFWSSSGSLVHDHDIRTNSRPSNVTEDQVIEWLDSKPRGSTLYVSFGSEVGPSLEEFQQLADALEASNRPFIWVLQPGSGRQGPPRPFSEDEPEAGYFPHGLNQKVGEKGLIICGWAPQLLILSHESTGGFLSHCGWNSTVEAIGRGVPLLAWPIRGDQYHNAKLVVKHLKAGYMICEDQSQIVEKDDIVKGIEKLMEDEDIKRRVTVLSNKFEHRFPTSSVASFDAFKAFVNQKVA